In the genome of Nocardioides seonyuensis, one region contains:
- a CDS encoding SatD family protein, whose protein sequence is MKPTAHPAGVVATLIGDLIASRTSLDRARLHTHLDQVLGEVNAMTSPVRPLWITAGDEFQGTFPDVGSAVQASLLIRVRLAPGQDVRHGIGWGATAVLDARTGVEDGPGWWAARAAIEAVEEAEGSAGTRSLRTAYRLAEGAEGPDPRLVNAALVLRDERVTGLSARSMSVLRGLLSGETQRVLAEALGISPSAVSQRVRADGLAALVRAHELMGEV, encoded by the coding sequence ATGAAGCCGACAGCTCATCCCGCGGGCGTGGTCGCCACCCTGATCGGGGACCTCATCGCGTCTCGTACGTCGCTCGACCGCGCCCGGCTGCACACCCACCTGGACCAGGTGCTCGGCGAGGTCAACGCCATGACCTCGCCCGTCCGGCCCCTGTGGATCACTGCCGGTGACGAGTTCCAGGGAACCTTCCCCGACGTGGGGAGTGCCGTGCAGGCGTCGCTGCTGATCCGCGTGCGGTTGGCACCCGGGCAGGACGTGCGTCACGGGATCGGCTGGGGCGCCACGGCCGTGCTCGATGCTCGCACAGGGGTCGAGGACGGGCCCGGGTGGTGGGCGGCGCGCGCGGCGATCGAGGCGGTCGAGGAGGCCGAGGGGAGTGCCGGCACGCGCTCGCTGCGTACCGCCTACCGGCTGGCCGAGGGCGCGGAGGGTCCGGACCCGCGCCTGGTCAACGCGGCCCTGGTCCTTCGGGACGAGCGCGTCACCGGCCTGTCGGCCAGGTCGATGTCGGTGCTGCGTGGTCTGCTGTCGGGTGAGACACAGCGAGTCCTGGCCGAGGCACTCGGCATCAGTCCCTCCGCGGTGTCGCAGCGTGTGCGAGCCGACGGGCTGGCGGCGCTGGTCCGCGCACACGAGCTGATGGGAGAGGTCTGA
- the cobU gene encoding bifunctional adenosylcobinamide kinase/adenosylcobinamide-phosphate guanylyltransferase, translating into MKVLVTGGVRSGKSRHAEALLADRTACYVAAGPVPDVETDPDWVARIRAHRARRPASWTTRESTDLAAEIDTADRAVLIDCLGTWLTAVIDEAQAWESPNDDVLALVEDHLVTLIDALERSPHDVVVVTNEVGLGVVPEHRSGRLFRDLLGTVNQRVATACDEVHLVVAGRVLRL; encoded by the coding sequence GTGAAGGTCCTGGTGACCGGGGGAGTGCGCTCGGGAAAGTCCCGTCACGCGGAGGCGCTGCTGGCAGACCGCACGGCGTGCTACGTGGCCGCGGGTCCCGTGCCGGACGTCGAGACCGATCCCGACTGGGTCGCGCGGATCCGGGCCCACCGGGCCCGCCGACCCGCCTCCTGGACGACCCGGGAGTCCACTGACCTGGCTGCGGAGATCGACACCGCGGACAGGGCGGTCCTGATCGACTGTCTCGGCACCTGGCTGACGGCGGTCATCGACGAGGCGCAGGCCTGGGAGAGCCCCAACGACGACGTCCTCGCGCTGGTCGAGGACCACCTGGTGACGCTCATCGACGCGCTGGAGCGAAGCCCCCACGACGTCGTGGTCGTCACGAACGAGGTCGGGTTGGGAGTCGTGCCCGAGCACCGGTCGGGCCGGCTCTTCCGCGACCTGCTCGGCACGGTCAACCAGCGGGTCGCGACCGCGTGCGACGAAGTCCACCTCGTCGTGGCAGGCCGGGTCCTGCGGCTCTGA